Within the Takifugu rubripes chromosome 8, fTakRub1.2, whole genome shotgun sequence genome, the region TTCTTAGCAGGccggaagatgatgatggtagcGATGGTGAACGTCAACCAACAATAACGTACTTTCTTTCCACGACTGCTACAAGATGTTCCCGCAGCTACCGTCGCTTCCTTTTACCAGAGGCCCTTTTCCGCCGAGGTcatgaatgaaaacaaattaCGTAATATCAGCGGAGCATTGCCCGAATAAAGCGCCGCAGTTTAATGAAGGCGATACGAAGTGGGGCTAAACAAAAGCGGCCACGCACATGCCGACTTGTTTAATAAAGTCCTCCAGTCGCTGCTCGCtcgcctctccctcccctccagtTTTCAGATATCAGCTTCAATAATAAACACAGAATGGCGTCGGAGGCGTCCCCGCCCTCCAGGAGTCTAATTAAAACCCAAATCCAGAGGAGGCCTCGAAGTGAAGATTTAAACTTTCAGGCGAATTGATCGTGACTTTTATTGTGGTTCTGTTTGGCACTACGAGGCGTATCTACTGATTATTCGGGTGACGTGAGAAACAGCGCCGCCTGTAGGCGTCGATCACTGCGCTGCTTCCCGCCACTGGAGCATTTCCCGCCACTGTCGTCAAACCGCCGCAAATCTCGCGAGAGCTGCGTCTGCTGGACAGTTTTAAGCCTCGAAAGATTTAGTCATTGTTTACATCTCGAACATATATTAAAATcagaaaatgtgtttcaatTGTATAGTTAAATTGTTTTTATCATTACTGGCGCGCTACTATTACGCCACTAACAAAAAAACGAAACTTTATTTCACGTATTATTCACCCAAATGTTTGTAATTCATGATTCACTTTTCACATACCAATGACATAACATAAAATGCACAtggagttgtttttttaattttaccattaaaaacatttccagGATATCTACATCTGGAGCCTGAACACATCCGGTTGATTTTAACGCGTCAAAAAGTAAAGGTTTTAAACCGGTCGTCCCTTTCGGTTGCCATAGTGTTGTCAGAGctggtgtttattttttcccccctcaaaagTCATACATGtaacaatttaaaaagaaaaaatgaaccAAATATGCCCCACAGAAACCGTTTGAGTATTTTAGAAGAGGCGATGCAGAGAACACACGTTTCCATATTAGCACCTGATCACAAATGCTCATCAGTAAAACATTTGCATGACAAAACAATAAGACTTTTGTTGTGCTTTGATCAGCTGTGCCTCCTGATTGTTTTAAAATTTATCCACGAGGCCTGATGCCAAAGTACTAAAAGGACaagtcaacaacaaaaaaaagaaaatccatacGGTAAAGGTAGAAACAAGATCTTATATAATCATATCAGATGAAGGGATCTTCACCATTTCATTGTTAGGGACTTCTTTCCATTCATCGTCTACTGCTCTCCCCTCAACAGGGTGGATTTGTTTCcgtttttaaaacatttaaaaacaccacGTGTCCATATAAACTTACGACAGATGATCAAAAGAGCATGTGGGGATGTGTTTCTTCCTCTGTAGTTTAATACTTCTGCCTTAAAAAGGAGTCACAGTTGTAGAAATGTAACGGGTGCGGTTTCTCTCGTCGCTCCTCTTGCCGTcagatggacagaaaaaaagaaacattcatTGGTTCATTTCAAAGTTTTGTCTGTCCTTTTGTCcaggcagtttttttttcctatgtGACCGTGGTGGAGTTCTGCGCCCGGATGGCACACCAAGCCATGAAGACGTCCCTGCggagaagaggacagaaaaaacTGACTTTAGATGAAAAGAGTCAAAGTAAATGTTAGCAAACGGCATCACAGGAGCCGACAAGCTGAGTGGACGGACACACCTGCAGTGCGTGGCCACACACTCGTTGCTGCAGTACTCCATGTCCCAGTCTTTGCTCTCCACAGCTGGATTGGTGCAGCCGGCTCGTATGCAGATGTTTGGAGTGGTGGCAGAGGTCGCGCCTGCGGCGGGTGCAACGTTCACCTCGACTTCCATCTGagtgacaaaataaacacagagtTGCATCACAGCTGAACCTGGTCGCTCTGGAGCCGGCGAGCGAGTGCGATGATGGTGCGGTGAACTCACGCCTTCCTCCGCCACTTCCTCTCCCGTCACATGCGCCGAATGGCCGAGTTCCACCTTCACCTTTATGTTGGAGGACACGGGCGTTTCGCCGCCTGCCGTCACGATGATTGACGTGTTTGAGTCCGACTGCCGTGACAACGGCACGACTTTGATCTGCAGTGGAGGCGGAGCGGTGGCAGTTCCTCGTGGCTTCGCCTGCAGGGGCGGGGGCGCCTGGGCGTGCACCATCTGCTGCAGCCGGGGCGGAGGAGGAGTGCTGTGCATctgctgcagcggcggcggttGGCGTGGCGAGGAGGCGGCCGCCGTCACGCCGATGGCCTGCAGCCCCGTCTGCTTGGTGATGATCTTGGTGACGATTGGAGGGTTGGGAGGCGTGGCTACAGGTGGTGGTTGGGGCTTGATGGCGCCGGTACGGGagcgggtggtcacctgaggcAGGTCCAGTATGATGTTGGACGTACAGATGTTGGTGATGGTGTTCTCCTCAGGGTTGTACTGCTGCCTGGGGGCGCGAGGAGCAAcggcggggggaggggctgtgGTGACGACAGGAAGGGGCGCAGGAGGTGGCAGGGGAGGGGGTGGCGATGGAGACGTGTCCATGACTTCAATAGGAGCCTGAAGAGAATAGCGGAAAATAGAAAACAATAATTTGACATTTGGATGTAATTCATTGTGCACCGATGACTTCGTGGTCATCTAAAACTGGGCGGCGCTTACCTGAGAGTTCTGCCCAGCTCTGTACTCCGCCAAGGCCTTCAAATAATCCTTCTTTGCTGCTTCATTCTTCCTCTTGTAAACCTGAATTGTAATTGAAAATAAAGCTTTGTTAAATGTTTTCCTCAGTAAACACTCCAACACATCTTtattcctctcacctgtttttgCTCCTCCCCCAGGCTGTCCCACATGGACGCCACTATCTTTGAAACCTCTCCGAAGGTGGCGTTGGGATTTTGTCCCTTGATGGCTGCTTGCGTGTCCCTGAAGAACAGAGCGTATGCCGACACGGGTTTCTGGGGCTCGTTGGggtcttttttcttcttccccttcttgcctccccctcctcctcctcctcctcccttctttccagctgctggggagatgctggaggagggagcagagagcGACTCTGACAGCGAGGGGTCCAGTGAAATGACACCAGGAGAGACGgccagggagagaggagacTCCACCAGGACGCTCTGatgagacaaaaataaaacacaacactttCCAGATTGTCAAAAATGACAATTTCAAGCCCATGAAGTTTGTCTTTTCAACTGACCCTTCGAAAGTCGTCCATGTCGTCATCCTGGAGCGAGCTGGTGGGGGACGCCGTAGCTGACAGTGGGTGTTCTGGCGACTGGGGGCGCTGCAGTATGTTCCCACcacccagtcccagccccagttGAGCACTGAGTTCTGAGTGGTCGATGGTGGTCAGCTGGTTGGACCCGAGCAAGCCCTGGCTTACCTCACCCAGCGGGACTTCAATGGTCACCGGCGAAGAGCTGCTGAACTGGGAGCTGATTGGATGCCCGAGATCctgaggacagaaggaaggCAACTAGATGACAGATTGTCGGAGAAACCACGGACAGCATGAAAGGTTCCGAGCCCCTCACCATCCCCAGTGACGAGCCCAACAAAGTGCTTCCTCCTGATGGGTTGATGACTCCCAGGCTCATGTGCTCCAGTCCCTGCGAGGAGGCGTTGACGTAAGTGGAAGCGAACGAGGGATCATCCCCTTCCACCACGGCGTTCCCCGGTACCACCACGCTGTCCGAGGGCCCGGTGTCCGACAGCTCGTCAAAATGGGACACCACGTCGGACACAGTGAGGGCCGAGTCTGGGTCCAAAGAGATGGGGGGGATCTCGAACTCTTCATCGCCAAGGCTGGGGGTGTGGAAGGTCTGGGTAGACAGAAGATGTGATGCAAATTTATTGCGTCGGCTGTGTAAAATTAATAACTAGATACTTGACACTCTAGTTTATAATAAATTAGAGGTTTGTGTCATTGACTCATAGCAGACAAGAAACGTTGTGACATCACAACAGCTGGAACAACAACATTTAACACGTTCACCAAATGAGGGAAGAACACCAgcaaaaaagacaggaaaatgGAGACAAATTATCACTCTATTGTTTGATCACACGGAGGGAATCAGCCACCAACTCCAAGGATGTGTCACTTTTATATGCCTTTCACGCTTCACAGCTGGTCACCATAACAACGGCAGCATTGTGTGGAAAAACAGGGAGGAAATGTAGGAATTTGACATATGCGCCATCCAAAATAGACCATAAGTTCTTCGAAAAGCCCTCCCTGTTATTTTTAAAGTGCTCCGGGGGATCCTTACTCTCTACTGCGCTGCAAATGACACCATTACAGTACGATTACTCACTGAATGAACGACAAGAGGTGAGGTATAACGTGACAAGATAAACATCAACAAAGGCTGCTCCACCATCAGCTGAAAGCATCGCCGGCCGAGGCAACATGTCAGAAAGATGGACCCCTGGCGAACACACGCCTGGGGTCCATCAAGGACAAAGCCTacctctgaggaggaggagaggaaaggatggCTGGAGCCAGATATTGTCAAGTAGTTGTCGCTGCCTCCAGGAAACTGAAAACATCAAGACGCACATGTTAGGAAAGGCCTCGTCGTGAACGGGGACTCGCGGTTGATCTGTCAAATGCCTCTCTTTTATTTAAAGAGTCTGAAGTCAAAGCACAGCATTTAAAAGACATGCGAATGAGGGGAGTTTGGCCCATTTAGGATCACCTTGCTGTCAGAGTCAAATCCATTAAAAGAGCGAGGATCCAGGAACTGTGGATCATCGTCGTGCTGCCCGGTACCGTCCGTTAAATCTGAATAGAAATTCAGGTCCATCTTTTTAGCCGAGGCTCATGTGTTAGCCGGGAGACCTCCTTCAAACGCGTCACGTTGTTTAAACTGGGCGAGATTTCTGCAACCTCTGCCCCGAATATCACTGGTTAAATAGCGGTTACGACGCGGCAGTGACAGCAGCCCGATCGAGCCTTTTCTTTGGCGATCGCCAACGCTGACAGCTCCGAAACACCTGTGCCAAAAATAAACAGCCGTGCCCAAAATAACGAGGTTGCTGGTGCGAGAGTCGCCGGGGTAACGTGGCTGGTGCCGGTCCTCAGTGCTGACCTGTCCTTCCACGGTTTAGCTTTAGCTGGCTTTGACGCAAGGCTGCGGTACACCTCGACTCGCTACCCGGTCGGCGCCTGTTGGTCCGTCAGGCCGTAAAAGTGGCATTTATGGATGGCTCCAGCCGACAGACAACCGCCGCGGTCGGAAACAGAGAGTTGGTTCCATTCAGGAGGTCCACTAGCAGCCAGAAAGGAGCGTTTTCAAGGTGTCTGATCGGGAGGGGAGGCTAATCGAAAACCCCGATTTAGCTTCGTGTTGGCCCGGGCCAGGACGTTCAACAGATCCCGAGCTACGGATCGAGCCTTGCCAGACAGAAACAATCGACCGGAGCCGGAAACGACCCGAGATGATTTTAAAAGATTTGCGCGCAGGCTACTCAAGTTCGTTAAGTGTTTGGTATCTGCGATGTTTTCGTCCTTTTCTACTTCGAGTTGTAATAGTTGCACTGCTTCATATTTTGTACTGTCCAATTCCAAGGAGTTGTTATTTTCTCTGTGGAATAATTTCGAACGTGGATTTACAGGACCAGGTTGGTTTATTTTGAAGGATTTGACAGGAAACCACCTGTCGTGCGCTTCAATCCGTCCGAAAATTCAATGTTTCTCTGCTGGATTATTGCTGCTTTAATGTGGATATTTTACTTTAACTACAACGGGCACAAACCTTTAAATTAACTTTTGAATTGTGGAATGCATTATCATATATCATATCGTGTTATTCATGTTTTCCACTGGTCCGGGGAAATTCTTATAGGTTAGTCAAAGAAGCTAACCAAATGTTCGTAATaggaaaaaagaagcacttAAAAACTCACTCGCTTTTCGAAAGCGAACAATAATGATTACGCGAATAAATCATTAATGTGATTAAGCGAGTTAAAAGGGGGATACGGGTGCACTGAAATCATCATGTGCTGTAAATAAGGGGAACTATATAAATCAGCTGGGAGCATAAAAAAAACCGTCATTGAGTTTGTGACAACCAAAGTTCGTGTTAATCATCACATCGGAGCACTAAAACTAATTgttttattgcatcagcagtcATACACTACTCTTACCTCCATCCTCACCCCCGAATTctgattaatgtgttttttctaaatatatatattccacTTTTGAAAGTGAACTTCGTCCAGTATGATTTCCTCAAATACCTTCAGCTTCCGGTTCTGAAAGAAAGCGCACGCAAGAGGAACAACGTCATCACGCAAAAGTGgcttttcacaataaaagctgtAGTTCTTTaacagcgtcgatgtttttccGTCacattttttctttcaaaaataaTAGAGTGAaattggaggggaaaaaagtgacaAATACAGCACTTTTCTttgaaaaaacatttattcGTGTTTCATTTTTCCAAGACAAGTTTGTTTTGGGAGAGGATCCTTTTGTAATATACATtaacataatttaaaaaagataaaactTGCAATTTTTTCTGTCCATATAGAAGAAAGCAGAGTTTAAGAATAACGGTAAACATGAAAGAATTCCTACGTTACAAGAAAgcactgttttttaaaaaaaagagtgtaaTTAAACACCTGCAGTGAAtagctcttttttcctcacgcacacaaacacgcgcgcgcTCACACGACGCAAGACTTAAGCGAGTTTACATTTAGGTAAATTTCAGGGCATGATCTGACGCAACATGGAGCAGCAAAAAAAATTCTCATTCAAGAGAAAAACAtgagctaacacacacacagacacacacacacacacctgaacagcATGCCGTGCAGCGGTCCATCCCGCCTTGGTCCAGTGTGGTCACTAACGTGCCTTCTCCCAGAAACCGAGTTTTACACGTACTTAGGTCGCTACTCCCGTGCAGTTTGACGTGACGCCAATTTAtggcacaaaaaaaagaatgtcCGACAGCTTCAGTTCCACCTTTAACTTTGGTTTCCCTCTTTGCCATCTCATGAATAACGACCCGTCTGGCATGAGTCGATAACAACAGTAGATGAGCCTCCGTACAAAAGAGCATCCCAACAGAGTTCACAcaaacgttaaaaaaaaaaaaaaagtcgctCAACTGACTTCATTTGATAACCGAGGTAACAAAAGCACTGCTGATTTGAAATCAATGCCGTTAATCAATGAGAAAAATGCAAGGTGATAAACGGAACCTCTGTTTCCACCGCCGCAGTCTCGCTTTCctgaaaattgaaataaatgttccttgattttcattaaaaaaaatagtaaaaacACCTCAATTCAGACATTCAGGCTGTTCTGAAAACACTCCTGTATACATTCTGAACGAAAACGGCAGCCCCTGAGTCTCTTCAGCCGAATGACCCTCACAGCCGGACGTAACATTGGTCCCCTTCTATGAAAACAAAACTGACTTCCACGTACGCACACACGGTGACGCCTGTTGCTTTTCGCTTGTGACGTTGTTGGCAATTCGTTAGCTTGGTTTGTGCGGAAAGGAAACCCTTGTCGAGGAGATGTAAAGATGGAGAACCGgtgaaaggaaggggggggtgggttgCTGGTAGGATGACAAGTCTTGTGACGGTCTCTCTTTTGTGGGGGTTCCGTGTCCGTAAACGTCCCCGCATCAGGTTCCTGCCCTCCGCTTCTGTTTGCCCTGTTGCCACTTCTG harbors:
- the tox4b gene encoding TOX high mobility group box family member 4b isoform X4, encoding MVEQPLLMFILSRYTSPLVVHSTFHTPSLGDEEFEIPPISLDPDSALTVSDVVSHFDELSDTGPSDSVVVPGNAVVEGDDPSFASTYVNASSQGLEHMSLGVINPSGGSTLLGSSLGMDLGHPISSQFSSSSPVTIEVPLGEVSQGLLGSNQLTTIDHSELSAQLGLGLGGGNILQRPQSPEHPLSATASPTSSLQDDDMDDFRRSVLVESPLSLAVSPGVISLDPSLSESLSAPSSSISPAAGKKGGGGGGGGGKKGKKKKDPNEPQKPVSAYALFFRDTQAAIKGQNPNATFGEVSKIVASMWDSLGEEQKQVYKRKNEAAKKDYLKALAEYRAGQNSQAPIEVMDTSPSPPPPLPPPAPLPVVTTAPPPAVAPRAPRQQYNPEENTITNICTSNIILDLPQVTTRSRTGAIKPQPPPVATPPNPPIVTKIITKQTGLQAIGVTAAASSPRQPPPLQQMHSTPPPPRLQQMVHAQAPPPLQAKPRGTATAPPPLQIKVVPLSRQSDSNTSIIVTAGGETPVSSNIKVKVELGHSAHVTGEEVAEEGMEVEVNVAPAAGATSATTPNICIRAGCTNPAVESKDWDMEYCSNECVATHCRDVFMAWCAIRAQNSTTVT
- the tox4b gene encoding TOX high mobility group box family member 4b isoform X1, translated to MDLNFYSDLTDGTGQHDDDPQFLDPRSFNGFDSDSKFPGGSDNYLTISGSSHPFLSSSSETFHTPSLGDEEFEIPPISLDPDSALTVSDVVSHFDELSDTGPSDSVVVPGNAVVEGDDPSFASTYVNASSQGLEHMSLGVINPSGGSTLLGSSLGMDLGHPISSQFSSSSPVTIEVPLGEVSQGLLGSNQLTTIDHSELSAQLGLGLGGGNILQRPQSPEHPLSATASPTSSLQDDDMDDFRRSVLVESPLSLAVSPGVISLDPSLSESLSAPSSSISPAAGKKGGGGGGGGGKKGKKKKDPNEPQKPVSAYALFFRDTQAAIKGQNPNATFGEVSKIVASMWDSLGEEQKQVYKRKNEAAKKDYLKALAEYRAGQNSQAPIEVMDTSPSPPPPLPPPAPLPVVTTAPPPAVAPRAPRQQYNPEENTITNICTSNIILDLPQVTTRSRTGAIKPQPPPVATPPNPPIVTKIITKQTGLQAIGVTAAASSPRQPPPLQQMHSTPPPPRLQQMVHAQAPPPLQAKPRGTATAPPPLQIKVVPLSRQSDSNTSIIVTAGGETPVSSNIKVKVELGHSAHVTGEEVAEEGVSSPHHHRTRSPAPERPGSAVMQLCVYFVTQMEVEVNVAPAAGATSATTPNICIRAGCTNPAVESKDWDMEYCSNECVATHCRDVFMAWCAIRAQNSTTVT
- the tox4b gene encoding TOX high mobility group box family member 4b isoform X2; amino-acid sequence: MDLNFYSDLTDGTGQHDDDPQFLDPRSFNGFDSDSKFPGGSDNYLTISGSSHPFLSSSSETFHTPSLGDEEFEIPPISLDPDSALTVSDVVSHFDELSDTGPSDSVVVPGNAVVEGDDPSFASTYVNASSQGLEHMSLGVINPSGGSTLLGSSLGMDLGHPISSQFSSSSPVTIEVPLGEVSQGLLGSNQLTTIDHSELSAQLGLGLGGGNILQRPQSPEHPLSATASPTSSLQDDDMDDFRRSVLVESPLSLAVSPGVISLDPSLSESLSAPSSSISPAAGKKGGGGGGGGGKKGKKKKDPNEPQKPVSAYALFFRDTQAAIKGQNPNATFGEVSKIVASMWDSLGEEQKQVYKRKNEAAKKDYLKALAEYRAGQNSQAPIEVMDTSPSPPPPLPPPAPLPVVTTAPPPAVAPRAPRQQYNPEENTITNICTSNIILDLPQVTTRSRTGAIKPQPPPVATPPNPPIVTKIITKQTGLQAIGVTAAASSPRQPPPLQQMHSTPPPPRLQQMVHAQAPPPLQAKPRGTATAPPPLQIKVVPLSRQSDSNTSIIVTAGGETPVSSNIKVKVELGHSAHVTGEEVAEEGMEVEVNVAPAAGATSATTPNICIRAGCTNPAVESKDWDMEYCSNECVATHCRDVFMAWCAIRAQNSTTVT
- the tox4b gene encoding TOX high mobility group box family member 4b isoform X3, with the protein product MEFPGGSDNYLTISGSSHPFLSSSSETFHTPSLGDEEFEIPPISLDPDSALTVSDVVSHFDELSDTGPSDSVVVPGNAVVEGDDPSFASTYVNASSQGLEHMSLGVINPSGGSTLLGSSLGMDLGHPISSQFSSSSPVTIEVPLGEVSQGLLGSNQLTTIDHSELSAQLGLGLGGGNILQRPQSPEHPLSATASPTSSLQDDDMDDFRRSVLVESPLSLAVSPGVISLDPSLSESLSAPSSSISPAAGKKGGGGGGGGGKKGKKKKDPNEPQKPVSAYALFFRDTQAAIKGQNPNATFGEVSKIVASMWDSLGEEQKQVYKRKNEAAKKDYLKALAEYRAGQNSQAPIEVMDTSPSPPPPLPPPAPLPVVTTAPPPAVAPRAPRQQYNPEENTITNICTSNIILDLPQVTTRSRTGAIKPQPPPVATPPNPPIVTKIITKQTGLQAIGVTAAASSPRQPPPLQQMHSTPPPPRLQQMVHAQAPPPLQAKPRGTATAPPPLQIKVVPLSRQSDSNTSIIVTAGGETPVSSNIKVKVELGHSAHVTGEEVAEEGMEVEVNVAPAAGATSATTPNICIRAGCTNPAVESKDWDMEYCSNECVATHCRDVFMAWCAIRAQNSTTVT